Sequence from the Gracilinanus agilis isolate LMUSP501 chromosome 6, AgileGrace, whole genome shotgun sequence genome:
ATTGAATGCTTTTTGATTTTTGGTATTGGTATGGATATTAACAATATCTGTGTCTTGAGTGAACAGGCTGTTGCTTTTGACTGTTGAGAAAGATGGTTTCTCAAAGCAGTCTAAAAGAATTCCAGCTAAGGCTAGTTATATAAAACTCTTTTTATTGTAGGTATAAAATtttaaggaagggaaaggaaaaggaaaaacagatagAAAAGTACTTCTTATGTTTTTGTAAGGTCCCTATTCTACTAAATCCTAACTATAACCATCCAAATCTGGTCCATGAGTACCTGCTTCTCCCTCAAACAGAGTCAAGgctatcctctcttcctttttatctaAAATCCAAAATCCTTAACTATCTATCCTAatctaaaatataaacttataatAGAGAAGAACAAGTCAGAGTTATCTTTCCTGCTGTTCAGACTTGATTTCCAGCTGGTCAGAAATTCCACTGCCTTTTCCATTCAGACAGATCAGACTTTGCTGCCACCTATTGGGGCAAGCACAGGAACTGCACCCAACAATATCCTTCCTCTATAGCCTGATAAGATGGGGTTTCAGGGATGTGAATTCACCAAGATATTCCAAACTCACAGAGCCACTCTAGGACAATCTTCCTTGAACCAGATCAGCCCAAAAGAAATTCATTGGACCAACTGTCTTTCCCAAAGCTCCTTAAGGAAATTCTCTCCCATCAAtcatctctgagattccattcagatttaAAGAAACCCCAACTCACTTATCTCTCTAATGTATCTATCAATAGATTTTGTTAACTAACCCTATTTCTAATGAACTGttgaataataatgaatatttctctacAGTACCCAGAATGgagatatttatattttcacATTGCTCATTTTTATGCTATACTTTTATTAATTCAACTTgcctacattttttcttttttgtattcacATCATATGATTAGCTTGTACTGAATTTCTGGTCAATTGAAATGCTATAGTTGTCCTTAACATGAACTGCTATTGAAATTGATCTTTCCCTAATTTATGCTTATGccatttattttttgaagaattgTTTAAATAGCTTATTAATGTCTTGCATATATAATCATAAACATTAACTTCTACTGgactttaaggtttaaatatacttatttttttagcatttatattttattctgcataTGTTCTTTATAGAACTGAAACCCAAGAGTTTTCAGAGATTAATTTTTGTTGCTAGTATGATGAAATcaataaattgttaaaaaattttttaaataggctTGAGCTGCTCCTCTTCTTCTAGGAAGAAAAATTGAAGTGAATCAGACTTTGAAAGGGATTATAAAAGCCATCTGCTCTGATACTACTGTTACAGCTGACCCTCAGAAAGTGTCCAATATTATCTGCTTTAGCACCTGTTTAgattaaatgcttactaaacAAGTTCACCTTGATCTTTCAAATAAAGTCCTAAGTAATCTAGGGAATATAACTTGACACAGATCTAAGCCAAGGACACTTTCATTTAGGGAAGGCAGAATAAAACCCGACTTTATGGATTATTACCATAATCAGAAGTACCACAAACATCTATTAACATACAACTATGGAAAACAGAGCCTCCTCTGAGCAGGGGCAAACTCACTGCTCAGTCATTAACAATAGCTTCCCAGTGACACACAGAGATCTCCCCACTCTGACTTTGTCTGGCAAAATCCGTGTAATggctactttcttccttttcctgttCTCTACAGCTTTCAATGCCTCTTTCCTAATGAAGCTGCAgaggcagaaccagaagaaagaagtgaagaagctCCCTCGGATGAAGGTCCTCCTCAAGCATCTGACACTAGCCAACTTGCTGGAAACTGTGATTGTTATGCCTTTAGATGGCATATGGAATGTGACTGTGCAGTGGTATGCTGGGGAATTATTATGCAAAGTTCTCAGCTATCTAAAGCTTTTCTCCATGTATGCTCCTGCCTTCATGATGGTAGTGATCAGCCTGGATAGATTCTTGGCTATTACCAGACCACTGGCTGTGAAGAACAACACAAAGGTTGGACAATCTATGATTGGTATAGCTTGGTTTCTCAGTATTGTCTTTGCTGGGCCCCAGGTAAGCATCTCTTTTTGTTGGAGTAATGGGGCTTATTAAGATACATCTTATTTTTCCTTACCTAATGTTTAGGAAAgactattttaacttttaaagtttGCCTCAAATTCCTTTAATACCCAACTCATCAGAGTAAAATTAATTAACTGATTGGTCAATcaattaattgataaaaatagctaacatttatataaagtcTGCAAACTGCTTTTGCATatgctatatcatttgatccttataataatcctGTGAAGTTGGTCCaattgttatccttattttgcagttgaagaaactgagactgaaagagtttaaataacttgcacaGAATTACACAGCTAATGTTTTAGACAGAACATTGATATTTGGATAAATATGTTGATACATGGATAGATTAAAAACTATAATATAAGGAGTTCCCAGGAGTATAAGATTCacacaaaggaagaaagatgttacaatatgatttatcacttggagTATCCTAAGCTATATACATGTAAACTTAAGTGCCACTGGGAACATTACTGAGTTCACATTTCTAGCTAGCCAGGgttgacttaaaaagaaaatattaaaaggcaAGTTTGTTGGCTTTGTTAGCACTAGGCAAGGGTTCAATTACAAGAAGAGTATATGGCTCAAGATGGTAATGGTTTCTACTTGCTGCAGAGATTAAAGTTAAGTTCTGAGGGTCTAACTAATTAATTGACCAGAAGAATGAGATATTAGCAAAGGAGGCCATTATAGTTAAGTAATCTGAATTCTTCTGGGAAATAGTAAAAAATAGTAAAGATGCCTGAGTAAGGGCAAATTGTATCTGTTCTCTTTTATACTCTAATGATCCCAGGCTGTGAACCAACGATGAGCTAACCAGGATGTTCTCTATATATACTACCTCTCTATAGGGTCTAATCTGAGAGTCGTGAACTTCCCTGGCTATGCAAAAATTTTTCTTAAGAGGGAggcattctgatttttaaagagttGAATGAAATGAGAATCAGAGTTTTCTTACCTTTGCTTCAACTTACTCTCCTAGGCAAATCTAACTACTAAATTTACCCTAAGAGAGTGAGGACAGATAATCCTTCAAGGATCAATTTTAAGTGTTTGTTGGATGACaaagaataaaatcattttatttccttgaaaaagtaaaatacaaatgCAGACATCATCTTTactattgtaatgcaaggtggctaacagaaaccttttgcttctgtaatttctaacggtcacaaaaagtcagttaaacatcttagaatcttcagaaagtcagttagaacttgaagctataaatagaggtgaagttccaactgacaaggctttttgccttctggctttggcCTAactgcttcagccttggcctgtgcttattttgtcttggggaaatttggacctatctcatttctctggacctctccatgatctctcatctccatccttcctttcccctgaatttcctgtgggtcctgggtggaagggagggcttggtgattgaacattgtgggttttagtttctttagatagagtatcctcaaataagttacccctagatttgataaagactttacttaaaaggcagtcaaatcttcctgactaggAGAGCCAGGCTCTCTCggtctaaacctctccgcaacACATCctccaccatcacccctctccctagcagcagttagaaaattctgaaccccctccccttctgactgaccctggtattaataaatccccttgttacctattcaaaccctgtggtgaatcattgtgtcaaaaattaagacaagggctcaaggggaaggaatcatttttcttttatttcttgaaagaattggGGCATCCATCTcagcaggaagtacctacctcaagacttcttccagccatcagtttgactggcagggaggggccctctcaacccctccctcaagagactttgaaactaacaagagaaaccctccagccaaacctaaacatttcttactggccctggtttcctccctgtattctctgtctcaagcctctgagaatatACCTGTtggagctgccctctcctacataccccatttcccttatctcctatataccctCCCATTtatcttcattcctcctccaatcaccttattaTCTCCAATATCCCCTTTAtctttcctcacacccaaattgccttcctttgacccactcagattaccatatttacatatttttataacactatCTCTACAACTGAATACACAGGAAAAGGTCAAGTAAAGTTGTCCTCTTTAAGTAGTACACAAGAGGGcttgttttatttaatataaaagtTGAGACTTCATTTGAAACAAGATCATGAAAATCTCTAGGTCTTTTTTATGCAAAGATGCCACTGTACCCTGTAAGCTGATTAGTtttgaagcagaaaaaaaattgaaatatttgttgaacaccAAGTAAATGATGTCCTTCttgctctaagtctatgattctatatgCCAAAAAGTCAGTTAGGTACTGAAGGGATATAGATGAAAGATAGGATATAGTCTCTGTGCTCAAAAAGTTTACAACTTAATTGAGGATCAAGGAACAATATACATGCAAAAATTAGAAGACAATTAAGTATAAAACTGCATGGTGCTGACTTTTAGTGTAATAGAAGTTCAAAGTAAACATAGATCAATGTATGTCAGAATAATCAGGGCTGGCTTCAAGAGATGGGATAAAATGGACTTTGaagatttaaaggaaaaagaaaaagatgagagcTTTCCAGATAGAAGAGACAGTGCTCTTCAGAAAAGAGCCAGAAGAGACTCATTTGGCTAGCATAGAGGATTCACTTGAGGTAATGATAGAAAACAAGACTGGATAAAATTGGTCCAaaataacagataattttgaaagaggaggaaaaagaatttaGACCAAATGTGATAAGCACCAGAGAGTCATTGTAAATTCTCATGCAGGGGAATAATGTTATGAAAGTGATGCTTTAGAAGGACTGGGTTGGCAATATAGATGATAagcaagtatttttttaagtatccACTATGCTCAAAGCAaagacagctaagtggtacagtggatagagtgcagggcctagtcaggaagacatgatttCAAATAAAGCCCCAGACACATACTAtttatgttaccctgggcaagtcacttaactatttgcctcagttttctcatctgtaaaatgaactggagaaggatatggcaaaccactttggtatctttgccaaaaaaaaaaaaaaaaaaaaaacaagtggagtcacagagtcagacatgaccaaaacgactgaacaacatatACACAAAACATTGTGCTAGGGACTAGTAATATAAGGTCAAATATGAAGAACAATCCTTTTCCTCAAGGTACTTAAATTCTACTGAGATACAGAATtaaatagagaaggaagagaccaGGGAAGAGATTGTCTATGGAATTCTTGTAGCAAtttaataaaatgatgaaaactcTGACTAGTGACAGCTGGAAtagaaattaagaagaaaaaatttttctgaaaaacaaaaaaccagtaagatttattaataggttggctaaagaaataaaagacaaggaaactgaagatcaCTCCAAAGTTAATAACTTTGGAAACTAGGAAAATGGTAACATATATGAattaaatgaggaagttgaacagGGAAGCTaatttggaggaagaagaaaagacgAATGTGTTTAAAAACAAACTCAACTTCCTGTGACTGTTAAACATTCAAGCATAGATATCCCGTAGCCAGTTGGAAATATAGTgtataattaaaatttcaaatctaaacaaaaatatataactaaTTTATGATGTTAATATATAGCATATAACCACAAAAAGGCCAGGTTCTTTttttgcatgtgtatatgtatgtatatatatatatacatatatatatgtatacatatatattaatagataaataaataacaggAACATAATAACCATGTCAGTCTGATTTGTACCAAGAAAATAGGAGAAATGGCCCTTGCATACACACAAgataaattttaatagcattcaTCATACATCAACACTTCTCTACTTCAGAAAATGCAAGATCTTATCAAAATATGTTCTCCTTTCATCAGCACATAGCAATTCTCATTTTCGGATTCTTTCAGAAGAAATTATTGTGATTACCTGTATACTTGAAGAAGTTATCTACACAAAGAGTAGGAGGCTTTCCCCTAGTTCTTTTGTTatttaatgaatatcaatgcagCATTTGGGCTGTGAGTCTGTTCTCCCTCACCTTTGCAATATGACTACTTCAtctctaattttttccttttgcttcatttcttatggcatactATCCAAAAATCATGTCTCTATTGCTTTAGCCTGAGGTCAGTATGAGAGGAAAAGATCAGAGTTAATGAGAAGGGGAAAGATCAGGGTGGGATactggatacaaagaaaataatctatTCTTGTCTAAAGGTATTTCCcaaaggacatatatatatatatatatataaaaatactgacATAATCATCACCACTTAAGTGAGTTGACCACAAAATCTTCATGTGTTGAAAAGATGACTTACATATTCAAAAATCTtaatggcaaaaagaaaagaagtaaaatgattttctaatttagtaaCATAAGAGCTAAGGATTCAACTAATCTTTCCCTAGgaattttatgttaatttttaaaagactatagtTCTTGgttgaataaggaaaaatactttgatTAAAAGTCAAATCTACCTTTGTCAAAGTTAATTTATCAAAGAAGTTTTAGTTATGTGGCTCAGTTCAGGAAGCAGAAGATAAAGAAAGCTTATTTGTAAACTATGACATATAATCAATATACCTGGTCTCTTACCATATGACTCTGCCATCTTCTCAGATGNggaaggaaggaaggaaggaaggaaggaaggaaggaagccagcTGGATGAAGTGTCACTCATTTTCCTTATTGATGTCTTAACACTAATATTGTGATCACTGGACTCCCTCTAGTGGGTTACATTagtaattgatattttttgttttgttaaaaagaGTGAATTTTTGAGTTTTTACTTTAAAGTCATAAATTAGGACTTGGATggtagaaaagcaaaaattgtactctggacctgtttcctcttctgtaaaataaaagggttcaatctctaaggtaccttccagttTTAAGTTTATGATCctagaaatatataaaactttTGACATTCAATTAAAATTAGTTATTAGGTGTTAGTTTAAAAGGAATTCAAGGGCAAGTGTGAATGTGCATTTA
This genomic interval carries:
- the GNRHR gene encoding gonadotropin-releasing hormone receptor; translated protein: MENRASSEQGQTHCSVINNSFPVTHRDLPTLTLSGKIRVMATFFLFLFSTAFNASFLMKLQRQNQKKEVKKLPRMKVLLKHLTLANLLETVIVMPLDGIWNVTVQWYAGELLCKVLSYLKLFSMYAPAFMMVVISLDRFLAITRPLAVKNNTKVGQSMIGIAWFLSIVFAGPQLYIFRMIYVVDISGQKAIFSQCVTHCSFPEWWQEATYNLLTFSCLFIFPLLIVLVCNAKIICTLTQVLRQDPHKLQLNRSKNNIPRARLRTLKMTVAFATLFTVCWTPYYVLGIWYWFDPEMLNRVSDPVSHFFFLFGLLNPCFDPLIYGYFTL